One Pullulanibacillus sp. KACC 23026 DNA segment encodes these proteins:
- the ftsX gene encoding permease-like cell division protein FtsX, whose protein sequence is MKLRTVGRHTKESFKSLARNGWMTFASISSVTVALLLVGVFLTVMLNLNNIAQQVENNVEVRVFIDNTATPAQQQELKANIQKIKNVKSITFLSKEEGLKELIKDMGSDSDVFKSLEGSQNPLPDAYVIKTYEPKQTIAVASAIQKLQYVDSVRYGKGIVEKLFKVIDVARNVGIVLILGLLFTSIFLIANTIKLTIVSRQKEIEIMKLVGATNSFVRWPFFLEGFVLGVVGALIPSCIIGLGYHELYTLFINNNYQSYVFIKLIPFKQLVFQLTILLVVIGGCIGVWGSTNSIRKFLKV, encoded by the coding sequence ATGAAGCTTAGAACCGTTGGACGCCACACGAAAGAAAGTTTCAAAAGTCTTGCCCGAAACGGATGGATGACTTTTGCCTCTATTAGTTCCGTAACAGTTGCTCTATTATTAGTAGGGGTATTCTTGACGGTGATGTTGAATCTAAATAATATTGCCCAGCAAGTGGAAAACAATGTTGAAGTAAGGGTGTTTATCGATAATACGGCAACACCTGCACAGCAACAGGAATTAAAAGCAAATATACAAAAGATTAAGAACGTCAAAAGCATTACCTTTTTATCGAAAGAGGAAGGTCTAAAGGAGTTAATTAAAGACATGGGAAGTGATAGTGATGTCTTTAAATCGCTTGAAGGGTCACAGAATCCGCTTCCTGATGCTTATGTGATTAAAACCTATGAGCCTAAGCAAACCATTGCGGTCGCGAGCGCCATTCAAAAACTGCAATATGTTGATAGTGTCCGATATGGAAAAGGTATTGTAGAAAAGCTGTTTAAAGTCATTGATGTGGCAAGAAACGTTGGGATTGTCCTCATCCTCGGCTTACTCTTTACGTCGATCTTCCTTATTGCCAATACGATTAAGCTGACTATTGTTTCCCGTCAGAAAGAGATTGAGATTATGAAGTTGGTAGGAGCGACTAACTCATTTGTCCGTTGGCCGTTTTTCTTAGAAGGTTTTGTATTGGGCGTTGTCGGAGCGCTGATTCCATCCTGTATAATTGGGCTTGGCTATCATGAACTCTATACGTTATTCATCAATAACAACTATCAGTCTTATGTGTTTATTAAATTGATTCCATTCAAGCAGCTCGTTTTCCAATTGACGATCTTACTTGTCGTGATCGGCGGATGTATTGGAGTCTGGGGAAGCACGAACTCTATTCGTAAGTTCTTGAAAGTCTAA
- a CDS encoding sensor histidine kinase produces MFNDLPSAPSSAFEKFVERSSTGIGLFNEQGHWLHKNASLTRLLGHSEDESEPESLFELFQYPSDLLICETLLERLSQSDLEVDQQEACLMRTNGEAIWVSISYSLLSESESSRIYAAQFNDLTNQKQTADYLKRLTQLAAGIAHEVKNPLTAIKGFIQLMIKKGSTDDFLKIIQAEVERMEIMLSEIFVLGKPANLKTKAVNYNAMIKQVIALLQNQAAMKSITLNLINEQPILNEVMGDETRLKQVFINLIKNAIEATVDGGIIAISTELHSEQIVTRITDQGPGIPEKVLEKLGTPFYSTKEGGTGLGLMMSFDIIKEHSGLIEFESSPHGTCVKVTLPVQH; encoded by the coding sequence TTGTTCAACGACTTGCCATCCGCTCCCTCTTCTGCTTTTGAAAAATTTGTAGAAAGATCTTCAACAGGAATTGGTCTATTTAATGAACAAGGTCATTGGTTACATAAAAACGCTTCGCTCACTCGCCTGCTTGGCCATTCAGAGGATGAATCAGAGCCTGAATCTCTGTTCGAGCTATTTCAATATCCTTCTGATCTATTAATATGTGAAACCCTGCTTGAAAGGTTGTCTCAAAGTGACTTAGAGGTTGATCAACAAGAAGCCTGCTTAATGAGAACAAACGGGGAGGCTATTTGGGTATCCATTTCCTACTCACTGCTCTCAGAAAGTGAATCATCAAGAATCTATGCGGCGCAATTTAATGACCTTACGAATCAAAAGCAAACCGCCGACTATTTGAAACGTTTAACTCAACTAGCAGCAGGCATTGCCCATGAAGTTAAAAATCCTTTAACTGCAATAAAAGGATTCATTCAGTTGATGATTAAAAAAGGAAGTACAGACGATTTTTTAAAAATTATTCAAGCTGAAGTCGAACGCATGGAAATCATGTTGAGTGAAATCTTTGTACTCGGGAAACCGGCGAATTTGAAAACAAAAGCGGTTAATTATAATGCGATGATCAAACAAGTGATCGCGCTTCTTCAAAATCAAGCCGCGATGAAATCCATCACCCTCAATCTTATAAATGAGCAACCCATTCTTAATGAGGTCATGGGTGATGAAACTCGGCTTAAGCAAGTATTCATTAATCTTATAAAGAATGCGATTGAAGCAACCGTTGACGGTGGAATCATTGCCATCTCAACTGAGTTACATAGCGAACAAATCGTGACTAGGATAACGGATCAAGGTCCTGGAATTCCTGAAAAAGTTCTCGAGAAATTAGGGACCCCTTTTTACTCTACTAAAGAGGGTGGAACAGGTCTTGGATTAATGATGAGCTTCGACATTATAAAAGAGCATAGCGGGCTCATTGAATTCGAAAGTTCACCGCACGGAACCTGTGTAAAGGTTACATTACCCGTTCAACATTAG
- the prfB gene encoding peptide chain release factor 2 (programmed frameshift) yields the protein MDLTEIRAELQTMSHKLQDFRGSLDLEAKLERIQVLEEQMSLPGFWDNQEEAQKVISETNVLKDKANGYQELESGYEELEVLLELVREEDDPEMREELESHFQDLKDRFNQFELEMLLNQEHDKNNAILELHPGAGGTESQDWASMLLRMYTRWAESKGYSVETLDYLPGEEAGVKSVTLLIKGHNAYGYLKTEKGVHRLVRISPFDASGRRHTSFVSCEVVPELDDDVDVDIRSEDLKIDTYRASGAGGQHINTTDSAVRITHLPTGTVVTCQTERSQIKNREHAMKMLQSKLYQLEIERQRAQLDEIRGEQKEIGWGSQIRSYVFHPYSMVKDHRTNVETGNVQSVMDGDLDPFIDAYLREQLK from the exons ATGGATTTAACAGAAATCAGAGCAGAGCTTCAAACGATGAGTCACAAACTTCAAGATTTTAGGGGGTCTCTT GACTTAGAGGCAAAGCTTGAACGCATCCAAGTCTTAGAAGAACAAATGTCGTTGCCGGGCTTCTGGGACAACCAAGAAGAAGCCCAAAAAGTCATTAGCGAAACCAATGTGCTAAAAGATAAAGCCAATGGGTATCAAGAGCTAGAAAGCGGCTACGAAGAATTAGAGGTCTTGCTTGAACTGGTTCGTGAGGAAGACGACCCAGAAATGCGTGAGGAATTGGAGAGCCATTTCCAGGACCTTAAAGACCGCTTTAATCAGTTCGAGCTTGAGATGCTTCTCAACCAGGAGCACGATAAAAACAATGCCATTCTGGAATTGCATCCAGGGGCAGGCGGAACGGAATCTCAAGACTGGGCATCGATGCTCCTGCGCATGTATACGCGCTGGGCAGAGAGCAAGGGGTATTCTGTTGAGACACTTGATTACCTGCCAGGTGAGGAAGCAGGGGTTAAGAGTGTTACCCTGTTAATCAAAGGACACAATGCCTATGGCTATTTAAAGACGGAAAAAGGGGTCCATCGATTAGTCCGGATTTCACCGTTCGATGCATCAGGACGCCGTCATACCTCATTTGTTTCCTGTGAAGTCGTCCCAGAGCTTGATGATGATGTAGACGTTGATATTCGCAGTGAGGACTTAAAAATCGATACGTATCGTGCCAGTGGTGCGGGTGGTCAGCATATTAATACCACCGATTCGGCTGTTCGAATTACCCACTTGCCTACAGGTACGGTTGTAACCTGTCAAACCGAACGTTCACAGATTAAAAACCGTGAGCATGCGATGAAAATGCTTCAATCTAAGCTTTATCAGTTGGAGATTGAACGTCAACGAGCTCAACTGGATGAAATCCGCGGGGAGCAAAAGGAAATTGGATGGGGAAGTCAAATTCGTTCTTACGTCTTTCATCCTTATTCAATGGTTAAAGACCATCGCACGAACGTGGAAACAGGAAATGTCCAAAGCGTGATGGATGGTGACCTTGATCCGTTTATAGATGCTTATCTTCGTGAACAACTTAAGTAA
- the ftsE gene encoding cell division ATP-binding protein FtsE, protein MIRMQDVWKAYSNGVMAINGVSVHIEKGEFVYIVGPSGSGKSTFIKMMYHEVKPTRGKIEIDGIDLTKLKQKHVPALRRKLGVVFQDFKLLPKLTVYENVAFALEVIEEHPRQIRKKVMEVLDLVKLRHKARFLPSELSGGEQQRVSIARSIVNNPSLVVADEPTGNLDPENAWGIMEVFEQINDRGTTIVMATHNKEIVNEKKRRVIAVEGGMIVRDVERGEYGYEA, encoded by the coding sequence GTGATCCGAATGCAAGATGTTTGGAAGGCATACTCGAATGGCGTCATGGCCATTAATGGTGTGAGCGTTCATATTGAAAAAGGCGAATTTGTATACATTGTCGGCCCAAGTGGATCAGGGAAATCGACTTTTATAAAAATGATGTACCATGAGGTGAAGCCAACTCGAGGAAAGATTGAAATCGACGGCATTGACCTTACGAAGCTTAAACAAAAACATGTGCCCGCTTTGAGGCGGAAGCTTGGCGTCGTCTTTCAGGATTTTAAGTTGCTGCCAAAACTAACAGTCTATGAAAATGTAGCCTTTGCTCTTGAAGTTATTGAGGAACACCCAAGGCAGATTAGAAAGAAAGTAATGGAGGTCCTTGACCTAGTTAAATTAAGACATAAAGCCAGATTCCTTCCAAGCGAACTTTCTGGCGGCGAACAACAGAGGGTGTCTATTGCCCGTTCGATTGTTAACAATCCTTCACTTGTCGTTGCGGATGAACCCACAGGAAACTTAGACCCTGAAAATGCTTGGGGCATCATGGAAGTTTTCGAACAAATTAATGACCGTGGAACTACCATTGTGATGGCAACGCACAATAAAGAAATTGTTAATGAAAAAAAGCGACGCGTTATCGCTGTTGAAGGCGGTATGATTGTGCGCGATGTTGAAAGAGGTGAATACGGTTATGAAGCTTAG